In Planctomycetota bacterium, a single window of DNA contains:
- a CDS encoding Gfo/Idh/MocA family oxidoreductase: MGERLQVGVIGYGWAATAHIAAINATRQGRVTAVWSSRQLDAAELSARHGGPIRVHRDLEGLLADPAIDVVDITSYPSQHRDQAVAAARAAKHVILEKPMANSPTEVAEIVAAAEAAGVRGCVCFECRFSSQFQATKAVIDQGLLGRLHYGEVDYYHGIGPWYGQFRWNTRRDEGGSALLTAGCHALDALLMVMGGEVESVSSLSTKSRSEIFRPYEYDTTSVTIVRFRDGAVGKTAAVVDCLQPYYFHTHLVGSEGSLLDDRFHSARLAADKGKWSRIAMKLLDSGDVSDHPYQAQFQAFFDSIEAGKEMPLTGFREAARTFSVIFAADESAARGGAPVNPV, from the coding sequence ATGGGTGAGCGGCTGCAGGTCGGGGTCATCGGATACGGGTGGGCGGCGACGGCCCACATCGCCGCGATCAACGCGACGCGGCAGGGGCGCGTGACGGCCGTCTGGTCGTCGCGCCAGCTCGACGCCGCCGAGCTCTCGGCACGCCACGGCGGTCCGATCCGTGTCCACCGCGATCTCGAGGGGCTCCTCGCCGATCCGGCGATCGACGTCGTCGACATCACCAGTTACCCCAGCCAGCACCGTGACCAGGCCGTGGCCGCCGCGCGGGCCGCCAAGCACGTGATCCTCGAGAAACCGATGGCCAACTCGCCGACGGAGGTGGCCGAGATCGTCGCCGCCGCCGAAGCGGCCGGCGTGCGCGGCTGCGTCTGCTTCGAATGCCGGTTCTCGAGCCAGTTCCAGGCGACGAAGGCGGTCATCGACCAGGGCCTGCTCGGCCGCCTCCACTACGGGGAGGTCGACTACTACCACGGCATCGGACCGTGGTACGGGCAGTTCCGCTGGAACACGCGGCGCGACGAGGGGGGCAGCGCCCTGCTGACCGCCGGCTGCCACGCACTCGACGCGCTGCTGATGGTGATGGGGGGCGAGGTGGAGAGCGTGTCGAGCCTGAGCACGAAGTCACGGTCGGAGATCTTCCGGCCCTACGAATACGACACCACCAGCGTGACGATCGTCCGTTTCCGCGACGGCGCCGTGGGGAAGACGGCGGCGGTCGTCGACTGCCTCCAGCCCTACTACTTCCACACGCACCTGGTGGGAAGCGAGGGGAGCCTGCTCGACGACCGCTTCCACTCGGCGCGGCTGGCGGCCGACAAGGGGAAATGGAGCCGGATCGCGATGAAGCTCCTCGACTCCGGCGACGTCAGTGATCACCCCTACCAGGCGCAGTTCCAGGCATTTTTCGATTCGATCGAAGCCGGCAAGGAAATGCCGCTGACCGGTTTCCGGGAAGCCGCGCGGACCTTCTCGGTGATCTTCGCCGCCGACGAAAGCGCGGCGCGGGGCGGGGCGCCGGTCAACCCCGTCTGA
- a CDS encoding transporter substrate-binding domain-containing protein: MDPSVEKCSVAPTAIGTLRPHEALGRRRGDREVTMDRTGTTARAWGGWIVAVVALAAGWPDGPRAAETPASSVTVGATPIATVVDYRGDTLVGPMPEIWEGLARRIGITTTFVRVPSIVSLIDDVGAGRIDVGLGPVAITEERERTLDFTHPVFHSGMRIVVREQRGTGLLDAARSLASWRLLSVLGAVAALALLSGHLLWWVERGDNPDSFPRDYRRGVGEALWWIVSAVVTGGCDDKHVDGILGRAIALAWMIGGIGLVAAFTSVLTATMTADQVAGIIHGPRDLAGRSVGVQEGAVTIGVVKQRGGFPREYPTLREALAALDAGEIKAVVSANEVVSALVAELGRPRLRVVGPLFDVFDFGIVLPTGSLLREPLNKALLQMREEGEITRIRERWLGKHD, translated from the coding sequence ATGGACCCCTCCGTGGAGAAGTGTAGCGTCGCCCCGACGGCGATCGGTACGCTCCGCCCGCACGAGGCGCTCGGGCGACGCCGCGGTGACCGGGAGGTGACGATGGATCGGACGGGAACGACCGCACGGGCATGGGGTGGGTGGATCGTCGCGGTGGTGGCGCTCGCCGCCGGGTGGCCGGATGGACCCCGCGCCGCCGAGACTCCGGCCAGTTCCGTGACCGTCGGCGCGACGCCGATCGCGACAGTCGTCGACTACCGCGGCGACACGCTCGTCGGCCCGATGCCGGAGATCTGGGAGGGGCTCGCCCGGCGGATCGGGATCACGACGACGTTCGTGCGCGTGCCGTCGATCGTGTCGTTGATCGACGACGTCGGCGCCGGGCGGATCGACGTCGGTCTCGGGCCGGTGGCGATCACCGAGGAGCGCGAGCGGACGCTCGACTTCACCCATCCGGTGTTCCACTCCGGGATGCGGATCGTCGTCCGAGAACAGCGGGGCACCGGACTGCTCGACGCGGCGCGGTCGCTGGCCAGCTGGCGGCTGCTGTCCGTGCTCGGCGCGGTGGCGGCGCTGGCGCTGCTTTCCGGCCACCTGCTGTGGTGGGTCGAGCGCGGCGACAACCCCGACTCGTTTCCGCGGGACTACCGGCGTGGCGTCGGCGAGGCGCTGTGGTGGATCGTGTCGGCGGTCGTCACCGGGGGCTGCGACGACAAGCACGTCGACGGCATCCTCGGGCGGGCGATCGCGCTGGCCTGGATGATCGGCGGCATCGGCCTCGTCGCCGCCTTCACCAGCGTGCTCACCGCGACGATGACCGCCGATCAGGTCGCCGGCATCATCCACGGCCCGCGCGACCTCGCCGGGCGTTCGGTCGGAGTCCAGGAGGGGGCGGTGACGATCGGCGTGGTCAAGCAGCGCGGTGGGTTTCCACGCGAGTATCCGACGCTTCGCGAGGCACTGGCGGCGCTCGACGCCGGTGAGATCAAGGCGGTCGTCTCGGCCAACGAAGTCGTCTCGGCACTGGTCGCCGAGCTCGGCCGGCCGCGGTTGCGCGTCGTCGGGCCGTTGTTCGACGTCTTCGACTTCGGGATCGTGCTGCCGACGGGGAGCCTACTCCGCGAGCCGCTCAACAAGGCGCTGCTCCAGATGCGCGAGGAAGGGGAGATCACCCGGATCCGGGAACGCTGGCTCGGGAAGCACGACTGA
- a CDS encoding LmbE family protein — translation MDDDRHAPVVLAIGAHPDDIEFHFAGTLLLLGRAGWRIHCLNISGGDCGSMVADNAATRRIRAAEGRAAAEILGATLHDSLADDLLIFYGEPLLRRVAAVVRRAAPTILLTHALSDYMEDHITTARLAVTAAFARGVPNFRTDPPLPPVSGDVTIYHAMPHGLRDPLRRAVFPDLFVDTGAVHDQKRRALAAHASQKDWLDATQGMDSYLASCDRMSAALGRLSGRYALAEGWRRHLHVGFAARDGDPLAEALGPDLCHPGPDDPPPVEL, via the coding sequence GTGGACGACGACCGACACGCGCCTGTGGTACTCGCCATCGGCGCCCATCCCGACGACATCGAGTTCCACTTCGCCGGCACGCTGCTGTTGCTCGGCCGTGCAGGCTGGCGGATCCACTGCCTCAACATCTCGGGGGGCGACTGCGGCAGCATGGTGGCCGACAACGCCGCGACCCGCCGGATCCGCGCCGCGGAGGGGCGTGCCGCCGCCGAGATCCTCGGCGCGACGCTCCACGACAGCCTCGCCGACGACCTGTTGATCTTCTACGGCGAGCCGCTCTTGCGCCGCGTGGCCGCGGTGGTCCGCCGCGCCGCCCCCACGATCCTCCTCACCCACGCGTTGTCCGACTACATGGAGGACCACATCACCACCGCGCGGTTGGCGGTGACCGCGGCCTTCGCCAGGGGCGTGCCCAACTTCCGCACCGATCCGCCGCTCCCCCCGGTATCGGGCGACGTGACGATCTACCACGCCATGCCCCACGGCCTCCGCGATCCGCTCCGCCGCGCGGTCTTTCCCGACCTGTTCGTCGACACCGGCGCCGTCCACGACCAGAAGCGCCGGGCGCTGGCGGCGCACGCCAGCCAGAAAGACTGGCTCGACGCCACGCAGGGGATGGACAGCTACCTCGCCTCGTGCGACCGGATGTCGGCGGCGCTCGGCCGGCTCTCGGGGCGCTACGCGCTGGCCGAGGGGTGGCGGCGCCATCTCCACGTCGGCTTTGCCGCCCGCGACGGCGACCCGCTGGCCGAGGCACTCGGGCCAGACCTCTGCCATCCCGGCCCCGATGATCCGCCCCCCGTCGAACTGTGA
- the nagB gene encoding glucosamine-6-phosphate deaminase, with protein sequence MHEGPTTSVRPIYHGPLSQVAPATGGTIERVPVTVYEQPADASRAVAREIADLIAERSRAGRRTVLGLATGSTPVGVYDELVRLHRQERLSLASVVTFNLDEYWSMAPEALQSYHRFMREHLFDHVDIPREAIHIPDGTLDRGAVAAACQRYEEAIREAGGIDLQILGIGRTGHIGFNEPGSALDSRTRLITLDSVTRSDAASDFFGEWNVPRQAITMGVGSILDARRVVLLAFGEHKAPIVRRAVEEPFNTHVSASALQQHSDARFVLDRAAAGRLTRFEAPWLVGPLDLLGIAWTDELVRKAVIRLALQLEKPLLKLTDRDYNQHGLQDLLSKRGRAYDINIAVFRAMQGTITGWPGGKPGRARRVRRPPGGTFDSVPVADVVREIAAEEDPFPKRVVVFSPHPDDDVISMGGTFIRLCEQGHEVQVAYQTSGNIAVWDESADRHVDFVEEFCRAFGTGTAVGTVAERIRAFLRDKQPGAVDIPELQVVKGLIRRTEARAAALLSGVKAERIHFLDLPFYETGRVRKKPIGPEDIEITARLLDVVKPHQIYAAGDLSDPHGTHRVCLSAILGALGRLAEREWAKGCELWLYRGAWQEWEPHEIDMAVPLSPDEVVRKRMAIFKHESQKDRALFPGPTDPREFWQRAEDRNRHTARVYDQLGLPEYEAIEGFVLHRLP encoded by the coding sequence ATGCACGAGGGACCGACGACGTCCGTCCGCCCGATCTATCACGGCCCGCTGTCGCAGGTCGCACCGGCGACCGGGGGCACGATCGAGCGCGTGCCGGTCACCGTCTACGAGCAGCCGGCCGATGCCAGCCGGGCGGTGGCCCGCGAGATCGCCGACCTGATCGCCGAGCGGAGCCGCGCCGGCCGGCGGACCGTCCTCGGGCTCGCCACCGGGAGCACGCCAGTCGGGGTCTACGACGAGCTGGTCCGCCTCCACCGCCAGGAGAGGCTGTCGCTGGCGAGCGTCGTGACGTTCAACCTCGACGAATACTGGTCGATGGCGCCCGAGGCGCTGCAGAGCTACCACCGCTTCATGCGCGAGCATCTCTTCGACCATGTCGACATCCCCCGGGAGGCGATCCACATCCCCGACGGGACGCTCGACCGCGGCGCCGTCGCCGCGGCCTGCCAGCGCTACGAGGAGGCGATCCGCGAGGCCGGGGGCATCGACCTGCAGATCCTCGGAATCGGCCGCACCGGCCACATCGGCTTCAACGAGCCGGGTAGCGCGCTGGACAGCCGGACGCGGCTGATCACGCTCGACAGCGTCACCCGGTCGGACGCCGCCAGCGACTTCTTCGGGGAGTGGAACGTCCCGCGCCAGGCGATCACGATGGGCGTCGGCTCGATCCTCGATGCCCGCCGCGTCGTGCTCCTGGCGTTCGGCGAGCACAAGGCGCCGATCGTGCGGCGGGCCGTCGAGGAGCCGTTCAACACCCACGTCTCCGCCAGCGCGCTGCAGCAGCACTCCGACGCGCGGTTCGTGCTCGACCGGGCCGCGGCCGGGCGGCTCACCCGGTTCGAAGCGCCGTGGCTCGTCGGCCCGCTCGATCTGCTCGGCATCGCCTGGACCGACGAATTGGTCCGCAAGGCGGTGATCAGGCTGGCGCTGCAGCTCGAGAAGCCGCTGCTCAAGCTCACCGACCGCGATTACAACCAACACGGCCTCCAGGATCTGCTCTCCAAGCGGGGCCGGGCCTACGACATCAACATCGCCGTCTTCCGGGCGATGCAGGGGACGATCACCGGGTGGCCCGGCGGCAAGCCGGGGCGGGCGCGGCGCGTCCGCCGGCCTCCGGGGGGCACGTTCGACAGCGTGCCGGTGGCCGACGTCGTCCGCGAGATCGCCGCCGAGGAGGATCCGTTCCCGAAGCGGGTCGTGGTCTTCAGCCCGCACCCGGACGACGACGTGATCAGCATGGGGGGCACGTTCATCCGCCTCTGCGAGCAGGGGCACGAGGTGCAAGTCGCCTACCAGACCAGCGGCAACATCGCCGTGTGGGACGAATCGGCCGATCGCCACGTGGATTTCGTCGAGGAGTTCTGCCGTGCGTTCGGGACCGGCACTGCGGTCGGCACGGTGGCCGAGCGGATCCGGGCGTTTCTCCGCGACAAGCAGCCGGGGGCGGTCGACATCCCAGAATTGCAGGTCGTCAAGGGCCTCATCCGTCGGACCGAGGCTCGGGCCGCGGCGCTGCTCTCGGGCGTCAAGGCGGAGCGGATCCACTTCCTCGACCTCCCCTTCTACGAGACGGGGCGGGTGCGGAAGAAGCCGATCGGCCCCGAAGACATCGAGATCACCGCGCGCCTGCTCGACGTCGTGAAGCCGCATCAGATCTACGCCGCCGGGGATCTGTCCGATCCCCATGGAACCCACCGGGTCTGCCTGTCGGCGATCCTCGGCGCCCTCGGTCGGCTCGCCGAGCGGGAGTGGGCGAAGGGCTGCGAGCTATGGCTGTACCGCGGGGCGTGGCAGGAGTGGGAGCCGCACGAGATCGACATGGCGGTGCCGCTGTCGCCCGACGAGGTCGTCCGCAAGCGGATGGCGATCTTCAAGCACGAGAGCCAGAAGGACCGGGCACTGTTTCCCGGCCCGACCGACCCGCGCGAGTTCTGGCAGCGGGCCGAGGACCGCAACCGGCACACCGCCCGGGTCTACGACCAGCTCGGGTTGCCGGAGTACGAGGCGATCGAGGGGTTCGTCCTCCACCGGCTCCCGTGA
- a CDS encoding glucosamine-6-phosphate isomerase, protein MSRAPSRIAPEWWDYTTLPAELIRDAARLTVDDVLGLSRPGFTVVMHDSLEEFYVAEALEYVAAWQQATAAEPVGICGPIGPTEQLPLVARIVNALEIDLRHAHFWGMDEWYENGRPVPTSHPLSFERADRALCFDRIRADLRMPEANLHFPTDIAAYVASWDHGRCAVMQGGQGDIKHWAFNDPPRRRPGEAEPPPAAEYRKLGTRVVELHPVTLAQNARTSGGGNITMVPQQAITVGPAETWRADKVSIWHAGMHDNPLGQRLTALMVSKKIVDTAVPMSLLADHPCVQFNYVRGGLGSCAVEMH, encoded by the coding sequence ATGTCCCGCGCACCGAGCCGGATCGCCCCCGAGTGGTGGGACTACACGACGCTCCCCGCCGAGTTGATCCGCGACGCCGCGCGGCTCACCGTCGACGACGTGCTCGGGCTCTCGCGCCCCGGATTCACGGTCGTGATGCACGACTCGCTCGAGGAGTTTTACGTCGCCGAGGCGCTCGAATACGTCGCCGCCTGGCAGCAGGCGACGGCCGCGGAGCCGGTCGGGATCTGCGGGCCGATCGGCCCCACCGAGCAGCTGCCGCTGGTGGCGCGGATCGTCAACGCGCTGGAGATCGATCTTCGTCACGCCCATTTCTGGGGGATGGACGAGTGGTACGAGAACGGCCGCCCGGTGCCGACCTCCCACCCGCTGTCGTTCGAGCGCGCCGACCGCGCGCTGTGTTTCGACCGGATCCGGGCCGACTTGCGGATGCCGGAGGCCAATCTCCACTTCCCCACCGACATCGCCGCCTACGTGGCCAGTTGGGACCACGGGAGGTGCGCGGTGATGCAGGGGGGCCAGGGGGACATCAAGCACTGGGCGTTCAACGACCCGCCGCGGCGCCGCCCCGGCGAGGCCGAACCGCCCCCGGCCGCCGAGTACCGGAAGCTCGGGACGCGCGTCGTCGAGCTCCACCCGGTCACGCTGGCGCAGAACGCCCGGACGAGCGGCGGCGGCAACATCACGATGGTCCCCCAGCAGGCGATCACCGTCGGCCCCGCCGAGACGTGGCGCGCCGACAAGGTCTCGATCTGGCACGCCGGGATGCACGACAACCCGCTCGGCCAGCGGCTGACGGCGCTGATGGTCTCCAAGAAGATCGTCGATACGGCCGTGCCGATGTCGCTCCTCGCCGACCATCCGTGCGTGCAGTTCAACTACGTCCGCGGCGGCCTGGGCAGCTGCGCCGTGGAAATGCACTGA
- a CDS encoding DUF1549 domain-containing protein: MQPSITRQRENPRFRLVGAWRPRWLMAAAGLMARLAAAAEPAADPAFFADRVLPILKARCFECHSHGASIEGGLALDSAGGWRQGGDSGPAIVPGTPDESLLIRAIRHLDPALTMPPTGRLPDAEIATLVAWIAAGAPDPRAGDSPAPRGAIDIAGGRAHWAFQPVADPTPPPVADGAWPLDDVDRFILARLEAAGLHPAADADGHAWLRRVSFDLTGLPPSPAEIAAFVADTSPLARARVVDRLLASRAFAERQARRWLDLTGYADQMGTSNDVFAEHAWRYRDWVIGAFAADLPYDSFVRVQIAGDLLPAAGPEERAAGITATGFLVLGDVEIVAVDKHKLELDLVDQQVTKVGTAFLGMTLGCVRCHDHKFDPVGLEDYYGIAGTFASSRSVHKIPVGVWSKVNEVELPETDGQRAERLLRAEEEAERIADLKRQRERLDEQRRALDGRIEKAVEREAARGGEPTPEEDKPSVLLKGERDRIAGEIGRLDRKITHAEFFAPRVPRAFAVSDAPAPADMAIRIRGNHRAPGRVVPRGVLRVACQGEPPTMPPDASGRRELAEWIADARNPLTARVAVNRVWQQLFGAGIVRSVDNFGTRGEAPTHPELLDRLATDFVRDGWSVKRLIRRLALSRSYAMASVPAVTADPSDWLLARMPRRRLDAEAIRDAVLAVSGRLVESRGGPALPLEIVENAGGLTDKVNPPSFRFARFRREQEFVRTLYLPIIRSAPQPGPARLREVFDFTPPATFAGTRPQTIVPTQALFLLNDPFMKARAADLARLVLEARPDRDARLAALWIRVLGRPITAEEAADAGALLDAVAGTPADEPAAWAELCHALLASNEFLITL; the protein is encoded by the coding sequence ATGCAGCCGTCGATCACTCGCCAGCGGGAGAACCCGCGTTTCCGATTGGTCGGGGCCTGGCGCCCGCGTTGGCTGATGGCCGCCGCCGGGCTGATGGCTCGGCTCGCGGCCGCGGCCGAGCCGGCCGCCGATCCCGCCTTCTTCGCCGACCGCGTCCTGCCGATCCTGAAGGCACGCTGCTTCGAGTGCCACTCGCACGGCGCCTCGATCGAAGGGGGGCTGGCGCTCGATTCAGCCGGGGGCTGGCGGCAGGGGGGCGATTCCGGGCCGGCGATCGTCCCCGGCACGCCCGACGAGAGCCTGCTGATCCGGGCGATCCGCCATCTCGATCCCGCGCTCACGATGCCCCCCACCGGGCGACTGCCAGACGCCGAGATCGCCACGCTCGTCGCCTGGATCGCGGCCGGCGCCCCCGACCCGCGCGCCGGCGATTCGCCGGCGCCGCGCGGCGCGATCGACATCGCCGGGGGCCGCGCCCACTGGGCCTTCCAGCCGGTCGCCGATCCCACGCCACCGCCGGTGGCCGACGGCGCTTGGCCGCTCGACGACGTCGACCGCTTCATCCTCGCGCGGCTCGAGGCGGCGGGGCTGCACCCGGCCGCCGACGCCGACGGCCATGCCTGGCTACGGCGCGTGTCGTTCGACCTCACCGGCCTGCCGCCGAGCCCCGCCGAGATCGCCGCCTTCGTCGCCGACACCTCCCCTCTGGCCCGCGCGCGGGTCGTCGACAGGCTGCTCGCCTCACGCGCGTTCGCCGAGCGCCAGGCGCGGCGCTGGCTCGACCTCACCGGCTACGCCGACCAGATGGGGACGAGCAACGACGTCTTCGCCGAGCATGCCTGGCGCTACCGCGACTGGGTGATCGGGGCGTTCGCTGCCGACCTTCCCTACGACTCGTTCGTCCGCGTTCAGATCGCCGGCGACCTCCTCCCCGCCGCCGGCCCCGAGGAACGCGCCGCCGGGATCACGGCCACCGGGTTCCTCGTCCTCGGCGACGTCGAGATCGTCGCCGTCGACAAGCACAAGCTCGAGCTCGACCTCGTCGACCAGCAGGTCACGAAGGTCGGGACAGCATTCCTCGGAATGACCCTCGGCTGCGTGCGCTGCCACGACCACAAGTTCGATCCCGTCGGCCTCGAGGACTACTACGGCATCGCCGGCACGTTCGCCAGCTCGCGGTCGGTCCACAAGATTCCCGTCGGCGTCTGGAGCAAGGTCAACGAGGTCGAGCTCCCCGAGACCGACGGGCAGCGCGCCGAGCGGCTCCTCCGCGCCGAGGAGGAGGCCGAGCGGATCGCCGACCTCAAGCGCCAGCGCGAGCGTTTGGACGAGCAGCGCCGCGCACTCGACGGGCGGATCGAGAAGGCCGTCGAGCGCGAGGCCGCGCGAGGAGGCGAGCCCACCCCCGAGGAGGACAAGCCCTCGGTGCTGCTCAAGGGGGAGCGCGACCGGATCGCCGGGGAGATCGGCCGCCTCGACCGGAAGATCACCCATGCCGAGTTCTTCGCGCCGCGCGTCCCGCGCGCGTTCGCCGTCAGCGACGCCCCCGCGCCGGCCGACATGGCGATCCGGATCCGCGGCAACCACCGGGCTCCCGGCAGGGTCGTGCCGCGCGGCGTGCTCCGGGTGGCCTGCCAGGGGGAGCCGCCGACGATGCCCCCCGATGCCAGCGGCCGGCGCGAGCTGGCCGAGTGGATCGCCGACGCGCGCAACCCGCTCACCGCGCGGGTCGCGGTCAACCGGGTCTGGCAGCAGCTGTTCGGCGCCGGGATCGTCCGCAGCGTCGACAACTTCGGCACCCGCGGCGAGGCGCCGACCCACCCCGAGCTGCTCGACCGGCTGGCCACCGACTTCGTCCGCGACGGCTGGTCGGTGAAGCGCCTCATCCGCCGCCTCGCGCTGTCGCGCAGCTACGCGATGGCAAGCGTCCCGGCGGTCACCGCCGACCCCTCCGACTGGCTCCTGGCGCGGATGCCGCGCCGGCGGCTCGACGCCGAGGCGATCCGCGACGCCGTGCTGGCGGTGTCGGGGCGGCTGGTCGAGTCGCGCGGCGGTCCGGCGCTGCCCCTCGAGATCGTCGAGAATGCGGGGGGGCTGACCGACAAGGTCAACCCGCCGAGCTTCCGCTTCGCGCGCTTCCGCCGCGAGCAGGAGTTCGTCCGCACCCTCTACCTGCCGATCATCCGCTCGGCGCCGCAGCCCGGCCCGGCCCGGCTCCGCGAGGTCTTCGATTTCACACCGCCGGCGACGTTCGCCGGGACGCGCCCGCAGACGATCGTCCCGACGCAGGCGCTGTTCCTCCTCAACGATCCGTTCATGAAGGCCCGGGCGGCCGACCTGGCACGGCTTGTGCTCGAGGCGCGGCCTGACCGCGATGCCCGGCTGGCCGCGCTGTGGATCCGCGTCCTCGGCCGACCGATCACGGCCGAGGAGGCGGCCGACGCCGGGGCCCTGCTCGACGCGGTGGCCGGCACGCCCGCCGACGAGCCGGCGGCCTGGGCCGAGCTGTGCCACGCGCTGCTGGCGAGCAACGAGTTTCTGATCACGCTTTGA
- a CDS encoding Gfo/Idh/MocA family oxidoreductase, with the protein MMTMARDGDGGSVSRRGALGVVAATVGTAATVLAADSPAADSPAADPIAKVANVAGSDRVKVGLVGCGGRGSGAALQAMNADPGMVLWALADPFPDRVQSGANVLARAVEEKVQKDAAYKERFNCPPERQFTGLDGYQAVIDSCDVVLLASPPAFRPAHLAEAVKAGRHVFCEKPMAVDAAGLRSVRDTVALSKKGDRSLVAGFCWRYSARERDVYRRIHEGAIGPVRATYTTYNAAGFRGENPRQPDWSDLEYYIRNWPYYTWLSGDHIVEQAVHAIDKIAWAMADEPPLSVTCTGGREVRPDVPVGNNIFDHFGATFEYSGGRRGFHMCRHFPGAANDNSDFVIGATGHALVNGFGGVHKIVLGGTTWESEVERNDMYQQEHDELFKSIRDGKPLNDGDRMTNSTAMAIMARMSAYTGQPVTWEQLWASKEDLAPPTWEFGPVIPPTPIAVPGKTKLV; encoded by the coding sequence ATGATGACCATGGCACGGGACGGCGACGGTGGCTCGGTGTCGCGGCGTGGGGCCCTCGGGGTGGTGGCGGCAACGGTCGGGACCGCGGCGACGGTGCTCGCGGCCGATTCCCCCGCGGCCGATTCCCCCGCGGCCGATCCGATCGCCAAGGTCGCGAACGTCGCCGGCAGCGACCGCGTCAAGGTCGGCCTCGTGGGCTGCGGCGGCCGTGGAAGTGGCGCTGCCCTCCAGGCGATGAACGCCGATCCCGGAATGGTCCTGTGGGCGCTGGCCGATCCATTTCCCGACCGCGTCCAGAGCGGGGCCAACGTGCTCGCCCGTGCGGTCGAGGAGAAGGTCCAGAAGGACGCCGCCTACAAGGAGCGCTTCAACTGCCCCCCGGAGCGGCAATTCACCGGCCTCGACGGCTACCAGGCGGTGATCGATTCCTGCGACGTCGTCCTCCTCGCCTCGCCGCCGGCGTTCCGCCCGGCCCATCTGGCGGAGGCGGTCAAGGCGGGGCGACACGTCTTTTGCGAGAAGCCGATGGCGGTCGACGCCGCCGGGCTGCGGAGCGTGCGCGACACCGTCGCGCTTTCGAAGAAGGGGGACAGGTCACTGGTCGCCGGCTTCTGCTGGCGCTATTCGGCGCGCGAACGCGACGTCTACCGGCGGATCCACGAGGGGGCGATCGGCCCGGTCCGCGCCACCTACACGACCTACAACGCCGCCGGGTTCCGCGGCGAGAATCCCCGGCAGCCCGATTGGAGCGACCTCGAGTACTACATCCGCAACTGGCCCTACTATACGTGGCTGTCGGGCGATCACATCGTCGAGCAGGCGGTCCACGCGATCGACAAGATCGCCTGGGCGATGGCCGACGAGCCGCCGCTGTCGGTGACATGCACCGGCGGCCGTGAGGTGCGCCCCGACGTCCCGGTGGGCAACAACATCTTCGACCACTTCGGGGCGACGTTCGAATACTCCGGCGGGCGCCGCGGCTTCCACATGTGCCGCCACTTCCCCGGGGCCGCCAACGACAACAGCGACTTCGTCATCGGAGCCACCGGCCACGCCCTGGTCAACGGCTTCGGTGGGGTCCACAAGATCGTCCTCGGCGGCACCACCTGGGAGAGCGAGGTGGAGCGCAACGACATGTACCAGCAGGAGCACGACGAGCTGTTCAAGAGCATCCGTGACGGGAAGCCGCTCAACGACGGCGACCGGATGACCAACAGCACGGCGATGGCGATCATGGCGCGGATGAGCGCCTACACCGGGCAGCCGGTCACCTGGGAGCAACTCTGGGCGTCGAAGGAGGACCTCGCGCCCCCGACCTGGGAGTTCGGCCCGGTGATTCCCCCGACGCCGATCGCGGTGCCGGGGAAGACGAAGCTCGTCTGA